The Metabacillus litoralis genome contains a region encoding:
- a CDS encoding carbohydrate ABC transporter permease — MNRGYTKGTFVLEVLGIMLGLVFLIPFYFVAINSVKGFSEILIDAAALPKEVLFSNYAKVWEVISFQDAFLNSLIITVFSIAGIVVISSMAAWKMVRTPGKLSKILFIFFVSAMVIPFQTVMIPLMKLGGTLGIMNSIPGIVIMYFGFGVSLSLFLYHGFVKTIPLEIEESASIDGCTQFGVFWRIVFPLLKPITVTVIILNTLWIWNDYLLPLLVLQDASLRTIPLATSSFFAQYTKQWDMGLAALVLGIAPVIVFFLFLQKHIIKGIAAGSIK; from the coding sequence ATGAATAGAGGCTATACAAAAGGAACATTCGTTTTAGAAGTTCTAGGAATTATGCTCGGCCTAGTTTTTCTTATACCGTTTTACTTCGTAGCAATCAACTCAGTTAAAGGCTTTTCGGAAATACTAATTGACGCAGCAGCGTTACCAAAGGAAGTTCTATTTAGTAACTATGCAAAAGTATGGGAAGTTATCAGCTTCCAAGATGCGTTTTTAAACTCTTTAATTATTACAGTGTTTAGTATCGCTGGTATTGTTGTCATTAGTTCTATGGCAGCTTGGAAGATGGTTAGAACACCTGGAAAACTAAGTAAAATCTTATTCATCTTCTTTGTCTCAGCAATGGTTATTCCGTTCCAAACGGTTATGATTCCATTAATGAAATTGGGTGGTACGCTTGGAATTATGAACAGTATCCCAGGTATTGTGATCATGTACTTTGGATTTGGAGTCTCACTCTCACTGTTCTTATATCATGGTTTTGTGAAAACAATTCCACTTGAGATTGAAGAATCTGCAAGTATTGATGGTTGTACACAGTTTGGAGTTTTTTGGAGAATTGTATTCCCATTATTAAAACCGATTACTGTAACCGTTATCATTCTTAATACATTATGGATTTGGAATGACTACTTACTTCCATTACTTGTGTTACAAGATGCAAGCTTAAGAACAATTCCTTTAGCGACAAGCTCTTTCTTCGCACAGTATACAAAACAATGGGATATGGGATTGGCAGCATTAGTACTAGGTATTGCACCAGTAATTGTGTTCTTCCTCTTCCTACAAAAACACATCATTAAAGGGATTGCAGCTGGGTCTATTAAATAG
- a CDS encoding carbohydrate ABC transporter permease produces the protein MKKALGYAAFVGPALLFFILIQIIPFIMGVYYSFTSWNGVSSNVEWVGLQNYITIFTDDKKFFNSFLFTTKFMFAAVIISNLLGFGLALLLNAALKTKNILRTVFFIPNVIGGLLLGFIWQFIFVKGFASIGNMTGIKFFQLPWLGDEATAFWGIVIVFAWQISGYMMVIYIAALQGVDTSLLEAARMDGASNWSILKNVIVPLILPAFTICFFLTISMAFKIFDLNLSLTGGGPFNSTESVAINIYQEAFMNNRYGLGTAKSILFFIVVAVFTTLQVTFTKKKEVEA, from the coding sequence ATGAAAAAAGCTTTAGGCTATGCAGCATTCGTAGGACCTGCACTTTTATTCTTTATTTTGATTCAAATTATCCCGTTTATTATGGGGGTTTACTATTCATTTACTTCATGGAATGGAGTAAGTTCGAATGTTGAATGGGTAGGATTACAAAACTATATTACGATCTTTACTGATGATAAAAAGTTTTTTAATTCATTCCTATTTACAACAAAGTTTATGTTTGCTGCTGTTATAATCAGTAACCTTTTAGGGTTTGGATTAGCTTTACTATTAAATGCAGCATTGAAAACAAAGAATATCCTAAGAACTGTATTCTTCATCCCGAACGTTATCGGTGGATTACTACTAGGGTTTATCTGGCAGTTTATCTTCGTTAAAGGTTTCGCATCTATTGGGAATATGACAGGAATTAAATTCTTCCAATTACCTTGGTTAGGTGATGAGGCAACAGCGTTCTGGGGAATTGTTATCGTATTCGCTTGGCAAATCAGCGGTTACATGATGGTTATCTACATTGCTGCACTTCAAGGTGTAGATACATCTTTACTAGAAGCAGCAAGAATGGATGGAGCATCAAACTGGTCTATTCTTAAAAACGTTATTGTTCCTTTAATTTTACCTGCCTTTACGATTTGTTTCTTCTTAACAATCTCAATGGCATTTAAAATATTCGACTTAAACCTTTCCTTAACAGGTGGCGGTCCATTTAACTCTACAGAATCAGTAGCGATTAATATTTACCAAGAAGCATTCATGAACAACCGATATGGCTTAGGTACAGCAAAGTCTATTCTATTCTTTATCGTTGTGGCTGTGTTTACAACACTACAAGTAACATTTACGAAGAAAAAGGAGGTTGAAGCATAA
- a CDS encoding ABC transporter substrate-binding protein, with product MKKLMLLGLSMLLVLGILAGCNSNKQEGASEGNKDSGSGDGEVVTLNLFQFKVEIADQLQEMIKEFEAEHPNIKVKLETVGGGADYGAALKAKFASGEEPDIFNNGGFKELELWKEHLADLSNEPWAEHVLPIGKVPTTDADGKLYGMPVNLEGYGFIYNKDLFEKAGITETPKTLSELQDAVKKLEAAGIKAFSAGYGEWWVIGQHLFNIPFAQQDDPVAFIEGLNDGSTKFAGNEQFSQLKEVIDLEVKNGVGNPITTDYNTQVTLFASGEAAMLQQGNWTENMITEINPDMNMGFLPIPLNDEADADVLPVGVPNNWVLNKNSEHLEEAKTFLNWMVSSETGKRYITEEFAFIPAFDNIEASGLGDLGQSILEYSKAEKTIPWTWFRWPDGANKEFAATIQEYAAGKISYEEALEKFQATWDNLK from the coding sequence ATGAAGAAACTGATGCTTTTAGGTTTGTCAATGCTATTAGTTTTAGGTATCTTAGCTGGTTGTAATTCAAACAAGCAAGAAGGTGCTTCTGAAGGTAACAAAGATTCTGGTTCAGGTGATGGGGAAGTTGTAACATTAAATCTGTTCCAATTTAAAGTTGAAATTGCTGATCAGCTTCAAGAAATGATTAAAGAATTTGAAGCAGAGCATCCAAATATTAAAGTAAAACTTGAAACTGTTGGTGGTGGCGCTGACTATGGTGCTGCTTTAAAAGCTAAATTTGCGTCAGGCGAAGAGCCAGATATTTTCAACAATGGTGGCTTTAAAGAACTTGAGCTTTGGAAAGAGCATTTAGCAGACCTTTCCAACGAGCCATGGGCAGAGCATGTTCTTCCTATCGGTAAAGTTCCAACAACAGATGCAGATGGTAAATTATATGGTATGCCAGTAAACCTTGAAGGTTATGGATTCATTTATAACAAAGACTTATTTGAAAAAGCAGGCATTACAGAAACACCAAAAACTCTTTCTGAATTACAAGATGCTGTTAAGAAACTTGAAGCAGCTGGAATTAAAGCATTCTCAGCTGGTTATGGCGAGTGGTGGGTAATTGGTCAACATTTATTCAACATTCCTTTTGCTCAACAAGATGATCCTGTTGCATTCATCGAAGGCTTAAATGATGGTTCTACTAAATTTGCTGGTAATGAGCAATTCTCACAATTAAAAGAAGTAATTGATCTTGAAGTGAAAAATGGTGTTGGTAACCCAATCACAACAGATTATAATACTCAAGTAACATTATTTGCTTCAGGTGAAGCGGCAATGCTACAACAAGGTAACTGGACTGAAAACATGATTACTGAAATCAATCCAGACATGAACATGGGCTTCTTACCAATACCTTTAAATGATGAAGCTGATGCTGATGTATTACCAGTTGGTGTTCCAAATAACTGGGTATTAAACAAAAACTCTGAGCACTTAGAAGAAGCGAAAACATTCTTGAACTGGATGGTTTCTTCTGAAACAGGTAAACGTTATATCACGGAAGAATTTGCGTTCATTCCTGCATTTGATAATATCGAAGCGTCTGGTTTAGGTGATTTAGGTCAATCAATTCTTGAATACTCTAAAGCAGAGAAAACAATTCCTTGGACTTGGTTCAGATGGCCAGATGGAGCAAACAAAGAGTTTGCTGCAACAATCCAAGAATATGCAGCTGGTAAAATCAGCTATGAAGAAGCTTTAGAAAAATTCCAAGCAACTTGGGATAATCTGAAGTAA